Proteins from one Primulina huaijiensis isolate GDHJ02 chromosome 18, ASM1229523v2, whole genome shotgun sequence genomic window:
- the LOC140963918 gene encoding E3 ubiquitin-protein ligase ORTHRUS 2-like, giving the protein MPFGLTNAPAAFMXRLEKCWRKVGKQGYKVCRYLFVRCDNEPAPWTSDEHGDRPRQLPNISELKHAIDVFERVESPAWDYDEEKNCWKWKKPPPLSEEKVVNVNLEDRENARKVIRKAQDTSMKEKLLKGFSCLLCDKVMNLPLTTPCAHNFCKPCLENAFAGQTFTKERMCHNGRKLRSQKNIMKCPSCPTDVSEFLQNPQVNRELMEVIEKLQSGLDEEKNDDGGSTDIGVSKAIDIIGDAMLDKSAVNLSNEKTEDNNESALKEYSSPGLPPEHENAEISKKRKHHVERKVPVEKSGDSDITPTPVKRGRGRPKCRAQN; this is encoded by the exons atgccctttggtctgacaaatgctcctgcagcattcatggaNAGGCTTGAGAAATGTTGGAGAAAAGTTGGAAAACAG GGATACAAGGTTTGCAGATACTTATTTGTCAGATGTGACAATGAGCCAGCGCCATGGACAAG TGATGAGCATGGGGATCGGCCAAGACAGTTGCCAAACATTTCCGAGCTTAAGCATGCAATTGATGTTTTTGAAAGGGTGGAAAGTCCCGCGTGGGATTATGAT GAAGAAAAGAATTGCTGGAAATGGAAAAAACCACCGCCTCTCAGCGAAGAAAAAGTAGTGAATGTTAATCTGGAGGATCGAGAGAATGCCAGAAAGGTTATAAGGAAAGCACAGGACACTTCAATGAAAGAGAAATTGTTAAAAG GGTTCAGCTGCCTTCTTTGTGACAAAGTGATGAATCTTCCCCTGACCACCCCATGCGCTCATAACTTTTGTAAGCCTTGTCTGGAAAATGCATTTGCCGGTCAAACATTCACAAAAGAGAGGATGTGCCACAATGGACGAAAACTCCGTTCACAAAAGAACATAATGAAATGCCCTTCATGCCCCACTGATGTATCTGAGTTCCTCCAAAATCCTCAG GTCAACAGGGAACTCATGGAAGTGATTGAAAAACTGCAATCGGGGCTTGACGAGGAAAAGAACGATGATGGGGGCTCCACTGATATTGGGGTATCAAAAGCTATAGACATCATCGGTGATGCTATGCTTGATAAATCTGCAGTCAACTTGTCAAACGAGAAAACAGAAGACAACAATGAAAGTGCTTTGAAGGAATATAGTTCGCCTGGCCTTCCACCCGAGCATGAGAATGCCGAGATTTCAAAGAAACGCAAACACCATGTTGAAAGAAAAGTTCCAGTGGAGAAGTCTGGTGACAGCGATATCACGCCGACCCCTGTAAAAAGAGGTCGTGGGAGACCAAAATGTAGAGCTCAAAACTAG